Proteins from a genomic interval of Rattus norvegicus strain BN/NHsdMcwi chromosome 2, GRCr8, whole genome shotgun sequence:
- the Pla2g12a gene encoding group XIIA secretory phospholipase A2 precursor, with protein MVAPPPAPARGPALLLLLLLVTARGQEQDQTTDWRATLKTIRNGIHKIDTYLNAALDLLGGEDGLCQYKCSDGSKPAPRYGYKPSPPNGCGSPLFGVHLNIGIPSLTKCCNQHDRCYETCGKGKNDCDEEFQSCLSKICRDVQKTLGLSQNVQACETTVELLFDSVIHLGCKPYLDSQRAACWCRYEEKTDL; from the exons ATGGTGGCTCCGCCGCCCGCGCCCGCCCGGGGCCCTgcgctcctgctcctgctcttgcTGGTCACCGCTCGCGGCCAGGAACAGGACCAGACCACCGACTGGAGGGCCACCCTCAAGACCATCCGAAACGGCATCCACAAGATAGACACGTACCTCAACGCCGCGCTGGACCTGCTGGGCGGAGAGGACGGGCTCTGCCAGTACAAGTGTAGCGACG GATCGAAGCCTGCCCCACGCTATGGATATAAACCATCACCACCAAATGGATGTGGCTCTCCATTGTTTGGTGTTCAT CTGAACATTGGCATCCCTTCCCTGACCAAGTGCTGCAACCAGCACGACAGGTGCTATGAGACCTGCGGGAAAGGCAAGAACGACTGTGACGAGGAGTTCCAGTCCTGCCTCTCCAAGATCTGCAGAGACGTGCAGAAGACACTCGGACTCTCTCAGAATGTCCAGG CATGCGAGACGACAGTGGAGCTCCTCTTTGACAGCGTCATCCATTTAGGCTGCAAGCCGTACCTGGATAGCCAGCGGGCTGCGTGTTGGTGTCGTTATGAAGAAAAGACGGATCTGTAA